GGGCTCCAGGCCGAACTCAGGCTGGCTCAACTGGACCTAAACCGGTTTCGACAACTGTATGAGAACGGCGCCATTCCCCGCCAGGACTTGGATCGCCAGCAGGCCGATGTGGATCGCCTACAGGCAGATCTCGCCAGTGCCGAGGCCAGCAAGCTGCAGCTGCAACAGGCTCGGGTCAGTGATCTCAGCAATGCCCAGGCCCAGGTAAACTCGGCCCAGGCCAATCTCACCCTGGCCCAAGCCCAAACTCGGGTAGATTCGGCTGCCCGCAATCTGGCCCTGGCCGAGGAACAACTGGAGCGGACCCTGGTGCGTGCCCCCCGCGCTGGCCAGGTGTTGCGGCTCTATGTGGAGCCGGGGGAGGCCGTCTCGAATCTGGAGGGTAGCCCGGTCTTGGCCCTGGGCAATACCGAGCAGATGTATGTGGTAGCAGAAGTCCATGAGACCGATGTGGAGCAGGTGGAGGTGGGGCAAGCGGCCACCATCACCAGCCGCAATGGCGCCTTCGACCAGACCCTAAGCGGCACTGTGGAGCAGGTGGGACTGCAGATTTTTAAAAACGATGTCCTCGATGATGACCCCGCCGCCAATGCCGATGCCCGAGTGGTGGAGGTGCGGATTCGGATTGCCCCCGATGATAGCGAAATAGTGGCAGGGTTGACTAACCTGCAAGTGGATGTGGCCATCGACATCGAGCCGACTACCGAGGAAACTCTCAGCCCAGCGGTGCCTAGCCCGCAAGGATAATGAAACGGGTCCCGTTAGCCTGGTACAACTTACTGCGCGATCGCACCCGGCTGACCGTGGCCATCTTTGGGGTGGCCTTCGCGGTGCTGCTGATCTTTATGAATCTGGGCTTTCTGGGGGCCTTGATTGCTACGGCCACCAATGTCTATACCCAGCTCAATGCGGAGTTGTTCCTGATCTCGCCCCAGTCCTTAGAACTCAGCAGCACCGAGCCCTTTCCCCGGGAGCGCCTATATCAGGCGGGGGGTATTGCCGGGGTAAAGCAGGTGATGCCCCTCTATACCGATTACATTCTCTGGCGCAATCCCGAGACCCGCATCAGCCGGGCCATGTTTGTCTATGGCATCAACCCCGAGGACCCGGTGTTCCTGATGCCAGAACTGCAGCGCCCCGAGACCATCGAGCAGTTGCAGCGGCCCAACACGGTGTTGTTCGATCGGTTGTCGCGGCCAGAATTTGGCCCCCAAACCCCGGGCCTGGAAACCGAAGCCGACCGACGACGGGTGGTGATCGGCGGCCAATATACCCTGGGGGGCGGCTTCGCCGCCGATGGCACCGTGATCATGAGCGACCAGAACTTCCGTCGCTTCCTGGCGCCGCGGCCCCTGGATACGATTAATCTGGGCCTGATCCAGCTGCAACCAGGGGCGGTGCCTGAGCGGGTGGCGGCAGCGATGCGATCGCAACTGCCAGAAGACGTGCTGGTGCTGACCAAGGAGCAAATCATCGCCCGCGATAGTCGCTTCTGGATTCAGACTACCTCCATCGGCTTCATCTTCGGCCTCGGGGTGATCGTCTCCCTGGTCGTGGGCGTGGTGATTGTCTACCAGATTCTCTACTCCGACATTCGCGATCACCTGCGGGAATACGCCACCCTGAAGGCCATGGGCTACAGCGGTCGGTATCTATTCATCGTGGTGCTGCAGGAATCGGTGCTATTAGCCCTGATGGGCTATGTGCCGGGGCTGGTCGTCTCCCTGGGGCTCTACACCCTGACGGTGACAGCGACGGCCGGCAGCCTGCCCATTACCATGACCGGGTTTCGCGTCGTCTTCGTGCTGGCCCTGACCATTCTCATGTGTGGCCTCTCCGGCCTGATATCGGTGCGGCGGGCCGTCACCGCCGATCCGGCGGAGGTGTTCGGCTGATGTTCAGGCCCATGTTCAGGCGCACTCCCCTAGCCCTGCTCAACCTGATCCACGATCGGCGTAAGTTTCTCACCTCCCTGGCCGGCGTCAGCTTTGCGGTGCTGCTGATGTTCCTCTTCAACGGCTTCATGAATGCCCTCTACGACAGCCAATTGCAGCTGCTGCAGCGGCTCAACGGCGAGATCATCGTGATCAACCGGCTCAAGACCACCATGTTTGTGCCCCGCTCCTTCGCCCGACGCCGCCTCTACCAGGCCCGGGCCCTGGCTGGGGTCGTCGATGCCTATCCCCTCTACACCAGCGAGGCCAACTGGAAAAACCCCGAAACCCGCAAGACCCGGCCGGTACGAGTGCTGGCCTTTAACCTGGCCGACCCAGTGCTGCCCCTACCAGGGGTGCTGGCCAACTTAGAGGCCTTAAAACAACCTAATACCGCCCTGATCGACACCCAGGCCCGGGCCGAAGTGGGGCCCACCCGAGCCGGCCTCAGCAGCGAACTGGCCGAGCGCCGGATCCACATCGTCGGCACCTTCAGCTTGGGCACCGACTTTGCCGCCGGCAATGGCAACCTGATCATGAGTGATGTCAACTTCCTGCGCTACTTTGCCAACCGCGGGCCCGAGGAAGATGAGCGCAGCTTTGCCACCGCCGACATCGGCTTAATCAAGGTGGCCCCCGACGCCGATATCGAGCGGCTGGTGCAAACCCTGCGGGATACCCTGCCCAATGATGTGCTGGTGTTGCCGCGGGATGGCCCGGAGGGGTTCGTGCAGCGGGAGCGCATCTACTGGCAGGACAATACCAACATCGGCTTCGTCTTCACCCTGCTGACGGTGATGGGCTTCGTGGTGGGCATCATCCTGGTCTATCAGATTCTCTACACCGATGTGGCCGATCACTGGTCAGAATATGCCACCCTAAAAGCCATGGGTTACAACAATCAATTTTTTATCGGGGTGGTGATTCAAGAAAGCGTGCTGTTGTCTATGATCGGCTTCATTCCTGGGTTCTTGGTCAGCAGTTTGCTGTATGCTCTGGCAGCCGGCACCACCGGCTTGGTCTTCAAAATGACCCTAACCCGCGTGCTTGCTCTCTATGGGCTCACCCTGCTGATGTGTTTGATTTCAGGGGCCATGGCCATGCGCAAGGTGCAATCTGCCGATCCGGCGGAGGTGTTTAACTAATGGACCCGGCCCCATCGTCCCAGTCTGCAGCCCCAGAGGCAGCCACAGCCTCTGCAGAGGCAGACCTGGCGGTGCGGGTGCGCGGGCTGAATTATGCCTTCGGTCGGGGAGACCTGCGGAAGCAGGTGCTATTCGATATCGGTCTGGATCTGCCTAAGGGCCAGATCGTGATCATGACCGGCCCCTCCGGCTCTGGTAAGACCACGCTGCTGACCCTGATTGGGGCCCTGCGGCGGGCCAGCGACGGCAGCCTGCAGGTGTTGGGACGGGAGCTGGTGGGCCTCAATGATCGCCAGCTGGTGGCGGTGCGGCGCAACATCGGCTTTATCTTCCAGTCCCATAACTTATTTGAGTCCTTGACGGCGGCGCAGAATGTGGAGATGGCGGTGGAGTTGACCGGTCGCTTCCAGAGCAAGCGGCAGCAGGCCCTAGATATCCTCACCCAGCTCGGCCTCAAGGATCGGGCCGACTATAAGCCGGAGGCCCTCTCTGGCGGTCAGAAGCAGCGGGTTGCGATCGCACGGGCCCTGGTCAACCAACCCCAGCTGATCCTGGCCGACGAACCCACCGCCGCCCTAGACAAGAAATCCGGCCGCGATGTGGTGATGCTGATGCAGCGGCTGGCCCAGGAAGAAAACCGCACTATCCTGATGGTGACCCACGACAACCGTATCCTGGATGTGGCCGACCGCATCATCAATCTGGTCGATGGCACCCTGGAAGCCGACGATAACCTAGAGCACTTCATCGCCTCCCACGATCCCAAGGCCCTAGATCGGCGCATGTTTATTCTGTAAATCCCCGTCACCCCCTCCCATGACCATTTCCTTCGCCAGTCAGATTCAAGAACTGAGCTACCGCAAAGTCGCCGACTATCTGCAGTCCTCTAATCTGTTTAAAGAGACAGTGCGGGCCGACACTGACCAGCCTCGCTTCGACAGTCTCTATGGCTCTACCCTGGTGGAAATCGAAGTGCTGCCCTGGGAGGTGCATCCCTGGGAAGCGGCGGATCTGGCCACGGTGCGGGCCACCAGTTGTGTCACCGTGGGCAGCAGCATCAACGCCCAGCTGATGCACTTCCTGCTGACGGAGAACCGACGCATGCGCTTCGGCGCCTTCCATCTAGACGAGGCCAATCAGGTGCTGTTCTCCGAGAGTGTCTTGGGGGGCGAGAATATGGACCTGATGGAGCTGCAGACCTGCATTCTCTCGGTGGTCACCATCGCCGATACCTACGACGACATCATCGCCCAGCGGTTCGGCGGCCAACGGGCCGTCGACCGCCTAGCCAAATCGTAAACGCCCTATGCTGAGCTCCCTGCTGACGCGGCTGCATCGCCGCTATCCCACCGCTAGCCTCACCGCCGACCTGCTGATGGTCCATGACGGTAACTTCGTGGTGCGATCGCAGGTGGCCATCAACGGCATCGTCGTCGCCTCCAGCCTCGCCGCCGCCACCACCGTAGAAGCCGCCGAAGACCGGGCCAAGCTGCGGGCCTTGCAGGCCATAGACTTGGGCGACACCACTGACCCGCCATCCCCAAAATCAGACGCCTTTCCTGAGTCAGAAGCAACGCCAGCACCCCCGGCAAAATCCCCGCCGCCCGCCGCTGCGAAAGCGCCAGCTCCTGCAAACAAGTCCTCAGATTCCCCTACAGAGGAGCCGACTCAGCCCCCTGCCGCGCCTGCCAGTGCTCAAGCAACTCCCCCGAAACCAGACCCGACGACTACCCATCCCTGCAACGGTTCTGCCTCTCCACCTCAACCGTCAGCACCGCCTACCTCCGTCAACAATGCCGCTGCCCCGACTGCCCCAGGAGATACCCCCATCGACCTCTCCGACATCATCGCCCAGACAGATGTAGAACTGCAGCGGCTGGGATGGACCGTAGCCCAGGGACGCGAATACCTAGAAGCCACCTACGGCAAACGCTCCCGCCACGACCTCAGCGACGAAGAGCTGTTGGAGTTTCTGCTGCACCTAGAAGCTCAACCCAGTCCCTGATCATCAACAGCAACTGTGCTGTCCCCATAACCATAGCGGTAGTCACTTTGCTTAGATGCCGTTCACCCCGAGCGGAGTCGAGGGGCACTATATCAAATCCGCTAAGACAGGCAACATTACGATGATGTATCACAACTGCAATCCGTCATTCCGGGCAAGCGCAGCGCGACCTGGAATCCAGGCAGAGGGCTGTGCTATCC
This portion of the Halomicronema hongdechloris C2206 genome encodes:
- a CDS encoding efflux RND transporter periplasmic adaptor subunit; this encodes MALGRLEPEGRVVDVAAPDSGRISRIVVEEGERVEANQVVAYLDLYEVRLAERDYAASQLSEAQSILAAETQAGESRIREANTRIDQIDRPQAAAIAAQTSRIEGLQAELRLAQLDLNRFRQLYENGAIPRQDLDRQQADVDRLQADLASAEASKLQLQQARVSDLSNAQAQVNSAQANLTLAQAQTRVDSAARNLALAEEQLERTLVRAPRAGQVLRLYVEPGEAVSNLEGSPVLALGNTEQMYVVAEVHETDVEQVEVGQAATITSRNGAFDQTLSGTVEQVGLQIFKNDVLDDDPAANADARVVEVRIRIAPDDSEIVAGLTNLQVDVAIDIEPTTEETLSPAVPSPQG
- the devC gene encoding ABC transporter permease DevC → MKRVPLAWYNLLRDRTRLTVAIFGVAFAVLLIFMNLGFLGALIATATNVYTQLNAELFLISPQSLELSSTEPFPRERLYQAGGIAGVKQVMPLYTDYILWRNPETRISRAMFVYGINPEDPVFLMPELQRPETIEQLQRPNTVLFDRLSRPEFGPQTPGLETEADRRRVVIGGQYTLGGGFAADGTVIMSDQNFRRFLAPRPLDTINLGLIQLQPGAVPERVAAAMRSQLPEDVLVLTKEQIIARDSRFWIQTTSIGFIFGLGVIVSLVVGVVIVYQILYSDIRDHLREYATLKAMGYSGRYLFIVVLQESVLLALMGYVPGLVVSLGLYTLTVTATAGSLPITMTGFRVVFVLALTILMCGLSGLISVRRAVTADPAEVFG
- the devC gene encoding ABC transporter permease DevC, which encodes MFRRTPLALLNLIHDRRKFLTSLAGVSFAVLLMFLFNGFMNALYDSQLQLLQRLNGEIIVINRLKTTMFVPRSFARRRLYQARALAGVVDAYPLYTSEANWKNPETRKTRPVRVLAFNLADPVLPLPGVLANLEALKQPNTALIDTQARAEVGPTRAGLSSELAERRIHIVGTFSLGTDFAAGNGNLIMSDVNFLRYFANRGPEEDERSFATADIGLIKVAPDADIERLVQTLRDTLPNDVLVLPRDGPEGFVQRERIYWQDNTNIGFVFTLLTVMGFVVGIILVYQILYTDVADHWSEYATLKAMGYNNQFFIGVVIQESVLLSMIGFIPGFLVSSLLYALAAGTTGLVFKMTLTRVLALYGLTLLMCLISGAMAMRKVQSADPAEVFN
- a CDS encoding ATP-binding cassette domain-containing protein: MDPAPSSQSAAPEAATASAEADLAVRVRGLNYAFGRGDLRKQVLFDIGLDLPKGQIVIMTGPSGSGKTTLLTLIGALRRASDGSLQVLGRELVGLNDRQLVAVRRNIGFIFQSHNLFESLTAAQNVEMAVELTGRFQSKRQQALDILTQLGLKDRADYKPEALSGGQKQRVAIARALVNQPQLILADEPTAALDKKSGRDVVMLMQRLAQEENRTILMVTHDNRILDVADRIINLVDGTLEADDNLEHFIASHDPKALDRRMFIL
- a CDS encoding T3SS (YopN, CesT) and YbjN peptide-binding chaperone 1: MTISFASQIQELSYRKVADYLQSSNLFKETVRADTDQPRFDSLYGSTLVEIEVLPWEVHPWEAADLATVRATSCVTVGSSINAQLMHFLLTENRRMRFGAFHLDEANQVLFSESVLGGENMDLMELQTCILSVVTIADTYDDIIAQRFGGQRAVDRLAKS